Below is a genomic region from Helicobacter pylori.
ATTGCGTTTTAAACGCGCATTTTTCGCTCCAAAACATCAATATTTCGTTAAATCCTAGCGAAAGGGTGGCGATCGTGGGCGAGAGCGGGAGCGGGAAAAGCTCTATCGCTAATATTATCATGCGTTTAAACCCCAGATTCAAGCCCCATAATGGCGAAGTGCTGTTTGAAACAACCAACCTTTTAAAAGAAAGCGAAGAATTTATGCAGCATTTAAGGGGGAATGCGATCGCTTACATCGCTCAAGACCCCCTATCCAGCCTAAACCCCTTGCATAAAATCGGCAAGCAAATGAGTGAAGCCTATTTTTTACACCACAAAAACGCTTCTCAAACGCTCCTTAAAGAAAAAGTTTCAAACGCCATGAAACAAGTCCAATTAGATGAAAAATTTTTGGATCGTTACCCTTATGAGTTGAGCGGAGGGCAGCACCAAAGGGTGTGTATCGCTATGGGCATTATTAATGCGCCCAAACTGCTCATTTGCGATGAGCCTACCACCGCGCTAGATGCGCAAATCCAAAACCAGATTTTAGACTTGCTCAAGCAATTGAGCGCAGAAAAAAACATCGCCCTTTTATTCATTAGCCATGATTTGAAAGCAGTCAAACGCTTGGCTGATAGGGTTTATGTGCTAAAAAAAGGCGAGATAGTAGAAACCAATTTGACTGAAGAGCTTTTTAATGACCCTAAGCACGAATATTCAAAACTCTTGATTCAAGCTTCAAACTTGCCCGCTAAAAATTTAAAAGCGCTAGACGAGACGCTTTTAGAGGTGAAAGATTTTAGCGTTTATTACTTGCAAAAACGCTTTTTTAGGTCTTCTTTAAAAAAGCCCCTTATCGCATCAGTCAATTTTTCCCTCAAAGCTAAAGAAAACATCGGCATCATTGGCGAAAGCGGGAGCGGGAAAAGCTCTTTAGCGTTGGGGCTTTTAAAGCTCGCTTTAAATAGCGGGGAAGAAAAGATTTTAGGCCAAAGCGTGGGGCTTTTAAATTCTAAGGCGTTCAAACCCTACCGCAAGATTTTGCAAATGGTGTTTCAAGACCCTTACGCATCGTTAAACCCTCGCTTAAGCATTCAAAGCATTTTAACAGAAGCTTTGCGCTTTGCTTACCCTAAAGCTTCCAAAAAAGAATGGCACCATCTCGCAAAACTTTGCTTAGAAGAAGTGTGCTTAAACCCTGAATTGCTTAACTTTTACGCTTATGAACTCAGCGGTGGGGAGCGCCAAAGAGTGGCGATCGCTAGAGCGATTGCTTTAAAGCCTAAAATCATTCTTTTAGATGAGCCCACCTCTGCTTTAGATAAAAGCATTCAAAAAAGCGTGTTGGAATTGTTGTTGGATTTACAAGAAAAGCAGGATCTGAGCTATTTGTTTATCAGCCATGATTTAGATGTGATCAAAGCGTTTTGCGATAAGGTGTTAGTGATAAGTGAGGGGAAAGTCGTAGAAATGGGTGCTATTAAAGAAGTGTTTGACAACCCTAAACACGCTTATACGAAGCGTTTGTTGGAATCCAGGCTTTAAAAAAATTCATGCCTTTAAGCGTTTTTAATCGCTTTTTTCTATGAACAAAACAAGGAAACTTGATAGGGGGCTGTTTTTAAATAAGGGTAGTTGTCAATGAAGAATGAAAAGACCTTGGATTCTTCAGGCAAAATCCTTTCTTTAAAGGTTTTTTCATAGCTTTTTTTGACAAACCATTTAAACGCATGCTCTTCTACAAAATTGTGAGGGTTTTTAAGCACTTCTAGGCGTAAAACGCATTTGTTTAAAGTAAATTTGGAATTGTTTTTGACTCCCACTTGCAAAGAAAAAGCATTGCTATAACTTAAAGGGTTAGCGTGTAAGATGCGTGTTTCTATGGGGTAAATCGCTTGAGTGAGTAAAACCTTCAAAACAAAAGGCATGCTTAAAAACGCGCCCAAAAAAGCTGCTGTTGCTATATAACTAACCCAGCGGTTTCTCAAAAGCAGAGCCAAAAGGAGCAAAACCGCGCAAAAAAGGATTAAAACGCTCGCTATTAAAACGCTAATTAAAGTCGCTTGGCTTAAAAATCCCTTAAAAGACTCTAAAAAAGCTTGGATAAAGGCAAGAGATGCCATGCGTTTTTAAGGCTCTTTAGTCTCGGCAATACTAGATTTAACCTTGCTTTTAGTGTCAATCCAAATATTAGGCACAGCCCCACCTGGAGTGAGCATGATTTGAGCGTTGTTGTTCGTTTTTAACGCTTCATTAAACTGGCCTTGAACTTCAAT
It encodes:
- a CDS encoding dipeptide ABC transporter ATP-binding protein, with amino-acid sequence MLEIKNLNCVLNAHFSLQNINISLNPSERVAIVGESGSGKSSIANIIMRLNPRFKPHNGEVLFETTNLLKESEEFMQHLRGNAIAYIAQDPLSSLNPLHKIGKQMSEAYFLHHKNASQTLLKEKVSNAMKQVQLDEKFLDRYPYELSGGQHQRVCIAMGIINAPKLLICDEPTTALDAQIQNQILDLLKQLSAEKNIALLFISHDLKAVKRLADRVYVLKKGEIVETNLTEELFNDPKHEYSKLLIQASNLPAKNLKALDETLLEVKDFSVYYLQKRFFRSSLKKPLIASVNFSLKAKENIGIIGESGSGKSSLALGLLKLALNSGEEKILGQSVGLLNSKAFKPYRKILQMVFQDPYASLNPRLSIQSILTEALRFAYPKASKKEWHHLAKLCLEEVCLNPELLNFYAYELSGGERQRVAIARAIALKPKIILLDEPTSALDKSIQKSVLELLLDLQEKQDLSYLFISHDLDVIKAFCDKVLVISEGKVVEMGAIKEVFDNPKHAYTKRLLESRL
- a CDS encoding DUF2393 domain-containing protein is translated as MASLAFIQAFLESFKGFLSQATLISVLIASVLILFCAVLLLLALLLRNRWVSYIATAAFLGAFLSMPFVLKVLLTQAIYPIETRILHANPLSYSNAFSLQVGVKNNSKFTLNKCVLRLEVLKNPHNFVEEHAFKWFVKKSYEKTFKERILPEESKVFSFFIDNYPYLKTAPYQVSLFCS